From a region of the Rhipicephalus microplus isolate Deutch F79 chromosome X, USDA_Rmic, whole genome shotgun sequence genome:
- the LOC142775243 gene encoding THAP domain-containing protein 1-like produces the protein MVTSCVAYGRTNRLKKGCGLTFHLFPKNAEVRSLWERAVRREGWRAKDGDRLCSVHFTPECFDRTGQTTRLRVGSVPTSFPAFPPHLQKPVKQKRPDPKSRDFPAPPGPECSGLCDLPGAENFPEDSPTKQFYKDKVLSSQEEITQLKKKVKTLQQTKRRLAKRNETAQEIIKEIREQKLLSEEGSHVFSSVFSDEIQQLLCRVGNEQKGKYPPELRAFALTLHFYSPAAYEYVRSKLNEALPSQRTLRGWYKSIQGAPGFTAEAFAFLEKFAEARDETFYCALIVDDMAIRKHVELVGDKVVGYVDFGTGLDDDGLPEAANACVFMIVRINEQRGPSWPNSALRSLRR, from the exons ATGGTTACCTCCTGCGTTGCCTACGGACGCACAAACAGGCTGAAGAAAGGTTGTGGCCTCACATTTCACCT GTTTCCAAAGAATGCAGAAGTTCGGAGTCTTTGGGAGCGGGCAGTTCGCCGTGAAGGGTGGCGCGCTAAGGATGGAGACCGCCTGTGCTCTGTACATTTCACTCCTGAGTGCTTTGACCGCACTGGGCAAACGACGCGACTGCGGGTGGGAAGTGTGCCCACGTCGTTTCCAGCTTTTCCGCCTCATCTGCAGAAACCT GTCAAACAGAAGCGTCCCGACCCCAAGTCTCGAGATTTCCCGGCCCCGCCTGGTCCTGAGTGTTCTGGGTTGTGTGACCTGCCTGGAGCTGAAAATTTTCCTGAAGACTCGCCAACCAAACAGTTCTACAAAGACAAGGTCCTTTCCTCACAAGAAGAGATAACCCAGTTGAAGAAGAAGGTCAAAACACTGCAACAAACTAAACGAAGGCTGGCCAAGAGAAATGAAACCGCCCAAGAAATCATCAAAGAAATCAGAGAGCAAAAACTCTTGTCAGAAGAAGGCTCGCATGTGTTTTCATCTGTTTTCTCGGATGAAATTCAACAACTACTTTGCAGGGTGGGCAATGAGCAGAAGGGCAAGTACCCACCTGAGCTGCGAGCATTTGCACTGACTTTGCATTTTTACAGTCCAGCCGCGTACGAGTATGTACGATCCAAGTTAAACGAAGCCCTCCCATCCCAGCGAACACTAAGGGGCTGGTACAAGTCGATTCAAGGAGCTCCTGGCTTCACAGCCGAAGCATTTGCTTTCCTTGAGAAGTTTGCGGAAGCACGTGATGAAACCTTCTACTGCGCTCTCATTGTAGACGACATGGCCATCAGGAAACACGTAGAGCTAGTTGGAGATAAAGTAGTAGGGTATGTTGACTTCGGAACTGGGCTTGACGATGACGGTCTTCCTGAAGCTGCAAATGCGTGTGTCTTCATGATCGTTCGAATCAAC GAGCAGAGAGGGCCGAGCTGGCCAAACAGTGCATTGAGAAGCTTGCGTCGGTGA